In the Arachis stenosperma cultivar V10309 chromosome 8, arast.V10309.gnm1.PFL2, whole genome shotgun sequence genome, TAGCTAATGCGCTTACCTCGGATGTTGGGTCCCCATCTACCACAATTGTATTTATCTCAGATGTAGAGATTCCAAGCACAAAATGCACGTATCTCGAATGTTTAGTATCGATATCAGCACAAGTGCATTCGAGATATGACTCACATCCAACCTATCACACATCTCATGTTTTCGACATTCATTCAACATCTGAGATGTGACTAAAATTGTATTTTGTAATTACTTaaatgtttatttatttttgtaaatattatatttatttaatttaaataaagaaaatccgAGAGAATAGGACACACAAAGGGTTGTCCACTTGTCCTCGTTATATATGCACAATAGATAATATttaatagatataaaataaaacagATACCTAATGGACTTAATTATTACTAGGAGTCTAGGACAAGCCGACTAGGATTCACATAAATTCGCTAACGTAACGTCTCGTCTGTCGTCCCCTGCGGAAACTAGCAGGTTTTTCCAACCGGGGAGGATgctaacgattttattctcacAATGCAGACTGGAGAATCATCTCAGCTAGTTCTTGTTTGGCTGAAGCAACCTTGGGTTCTCCCCATTCCTTAGCTTTCTTCTCCAAGAAGTCAAAGTCAGCTTTACCAGCCTCTATTTGAGCACCAATTTCAGTGTCAAAACTCTGGTATCTCTTCCGAACAAGCTCAGCTAGAGTACCGTCCTCAATTAGGGTAGCAGCATTCTTGAGGCCGCGGGCCATTGTATCCATACCTATGATGTGGGCAATGAACAAGTCTTCAACATCTGTGCTCTCTCTTCGCAATTTGGCATCAAAGTTGAATCCGCCTGGTGCAATTCCACCATTTCTAATCACACTGAGCATAATCATTGTTGCTTCTTGAATATCCACAAGAAACTGATCTGTGTCCCAACCAACTTGAGGATCACCAGTATTTGCATCAATATTACCCAATAGTCCATTAATCCTTGCAGTTTCAAGTTCATGGTGACAACTATGTCCCGATAAGGTGGCATGGTTGCACTCAATGTTGAGTTTGAATTCCCCAATAAGTCCATACTTGCGCAAGAAATTAGCAGTGGTTGCAGCATCCCAGTCATACTGGTGTTTTGTAGGTTCTTGTGGCTTGGGTTCAATCAGCAGTGTCCCATTGAATCCAATCTTCTTCTTGTATGCAACAGCAGCTTCAAAGAACCTAGCCAAATGATTAAGTTCTCGTTCCATATCCGTGTTCAATAGGGATTGATAACCCTCACGGCCACCCCAGAAAACATAATTTTCTCCCCCCAAATAATGTGTGACCTCCAAGGCTTTCTTCACTTGTGCAGCAGCATATGCATATACACCTAACTCAGAGCTAGTAGCAGCACCATGCATGTAACGAGGGTGCATAAACAATTGAGCAGTTCCCCATAGAACTTTTTTATTACTCTGCATCTGAAGCTCTTTGGCAAGGGCAACCACTTCATCCAAGTTTGCATTAGCTTCCTCCAGAGTTTCTCCATCAGGGGCTATATCACGGTCATGGAAGCACCACCAATCAACTCCAAGTTTATTTATAAACTCAAAGTTTGCTCGCATTCTTCTTTTAGCCATTTTCAAAGAATTGGTACCATCTTCCCACGGCCAGTACTTGGTAGGTGCACCAAACGGGTCTGCACCTGTTCCACGGAATGTATGCCAAAATGCAACACTAAATCTGAACCAATCCTTCATTTTCTTTCCAAGAATTTCTTCTTCTGCGTTATACCATTTAAATGAAAGCGGATTCTTGCTAGAGGGACCCTCATATTTGATTTTGTTAATGCCAGGAAAGAATTCACCCTCCCAATCTGAATCGTCACGTTTACCGGCGTTTTCAGCCGGGCAAGTTTGAGATTCACCAATCACTGCATAAGTGACGGCTTGTAAGCAAAGGAGGAGCAGCAATATTCCCCACGTTTTCATTTTGATGGATTTCAAGCAAATACCTTGCAGGAAGACAGTGTAGACCGTAGAGAATGATGCAGGAAGTGGGGAGGCTTTTGAGGGGAAAGAGAGCGAGTGAGGACTCAGCTGCGAAAGAGAGCAAGAAAGAACGGAGCTGTTAGCAGCGTGTTGTTTGTTGAATAGAGAGAGCTAGAAAATGTGAATAGAGAAGTTATTAGCAGCGTGTTTTTATAAtgatgatttttatcttttattttgttaagatgatttttttatttttatctttttttattagataactttttgatttgatttgattgttagataatttttttttatttttatctttttttttgttaggtaacttttttatttgatttgattttatcttttaattttgatatgttaTGAAAGCCAACAAAGACCTATTCAATTCAGTTCAAATCCACTGcgtatttttaatgtttaaaactaaaaattaatgtGCAACAAAAATAAGAGAtgagaattaaatttagatatttaagTCATAGTAAATTATTTGaactaattaaattattttttattttttttaaaaaaatactactaatttttgtataaaaaatttgGAAGGGACTGTGATCTTCTATAGTCTCCGTCCCTAGTTCTCAGGTATATATACCATCTTTCGATTTGTGGACAACCAATCACCTTCAGAaatatgaaaaaatttaaaatttaaaattttgttatttattagagtagtttaaaatttaaaattttgatatttgtttaatttatatatatatatatatatagttaatca is a window encoding:
- the LOC130943394 gene encoding xylose isomerase-like translates to MKTWGILLLLLCLQAVTYAVIGESQTCPAENAGKRDDSDWEGEFFPGINKIKYEGPSSKNPLSFKWYNAEEEILGKKMKDWFRFSVAFWHTFRGTGADPFGAPTKYWPWEDGTNSLKMAKRRMRANFEFINKLGVDWWCFHDRDIAPDGETLEEANANLDEVVALAKELQMQSNKKVLWGTAQLFMHPRYMHGAATSSELGVYAYAAAQVKKALEVTHYLGGENYVFWGGREGYQSLLNTDMERELNHLARFFEAAVAYKKKIGFNGTLLIEPKPQEPTKHQYDWDAATTANFLRKYGLIGEFKLNIECNHATLSGHSCHHELETARINGLLGNIDANTGDPQVGWDTDQFLVDIQEATMIMLSVIRNGGIAPGGFNFDAKLRRESTDVEDLFIAHIIGMDTMARGLKNAATLIEDGTLAELVRKRYQSFDTEIGAQIEAGKADFDFLEKKAKEWGEPKVASAKQELAEMILQSAL